In one window of Hymenobacter nivis DNA:
- a CDS encoding cysteine desulfurase family protein, whose product MHAYFDNAATTPLDPEVLEAMLPFLSQHYGNPSSLHGPGRQVRAAIENARKTVAHLLGAAPAEISFTSGGTEANNAAIFGSVRALGLRHAVTSPLEHHAVLHPLQALAKAGDIELSYVRHDAQGRFDLAHLDELIATHPRSLVSLMHGNNEIGNLNDIEALGALCAGHDAIFHTDTVQTMGHYRHNVQALQNHFLVGAAHKFHGPKGVGFLYTRPGTQSVPFIHGGSQERNVRAGTENVYGIVGLAKALEIAYRDMGAHRTYVQGLKDRFIEQLRAQVADVQFNGCSADANCSLYTVLSVSMPPSAISEMLLFNLDISKIAASGGSACTSGAQAGSHVLEALRTDPDRATVRFSLSKMNTADEVDYAVAHLAKLYQPVTV is encoded by the coding sequence ATGCACGCCTACTTCGACAACGCCGCCACCACGCCCCTCGACCCCGAAGTGCTGGAGGCCATGCTGCCCTTCCTGAGCCAACACTACGGCAACCCCAGCAGCTTGCACGGGCCGGGGCGCCAGGTGCGCGCCGCCATCGAAAACGCGCGCAAAACGGTGGCCCACCTGCTGGGTGCGGCGCCGGCTGAGATTTCCTTCACCAGCGGCGGCACTGAGGCCAACAACGCGGCCATTTTCGGCAGCGTGCGGGCCCTGGGTTTGCGCCACGCCGTCACCTCGCCCCTGGAGCACCATGCGGTGCTGCACCCGCTGCAAGCCCTGGCCAAAGCCGGCGATATCGAGCTGAGCTACGTGCGCCACGACGCCCAGGGCCGCTTCGACCTGGCTCACCTTGATGAGCTAATAGCCACGCACCCGCGCAGCCTGGTGAGCCTGATGCACGGCAACAACGAAATCGGTAACCTGAACGACATCGAAGCCCTGGGGGCCCTGTGCGCTGGGCACGACGCCATTTTCCACACCGATACGGTGCAGACGATGGGCCACTACCGGCACAACGTGCAGGCGTTGCAAAACCATTTCCTGGTGGGCGCAGCGCATAAGTTCCACGGCCCCAAAGGGGTAGGGTTTCTGTACACCCGGCCGGGCACGCAGTCGGTGCCGTTCATCCACGGCGGCTCGCAGGAGCGCAACGTGCGGGCGGGCACCGAAAACGTGTACGGTATCGTGGGTTTGGCCAAGGCCCTGGAAATTGCTTACCGCGACATGGGGGCCCACCGCACCTACGTGCAAGGGTTGAAAGATCGTTTCATCGAGCAATTGCGGGCCCAGGTGGCCGACGTGCAGTTCAACGGCTGCTCGGCCGACGCCAACTGTAGCCTCTACACGGTGCTCAGCGTGAGCATGCCACCGTCGGCCATCAGCGAGATGCTGCTCTTTAACCTGGACATTAGTAAGATAGCGGCCTCTGGCGGCTCGGCTTGCACCAGCGGGGCTCAGGCGGGCTCGCACGTGCTGGAGGCCCTGCGCACCGACCCCGACCGGGCCACGGTGCGTTTCTCTCTCAGTAAAATGAACACCGCCGACGAGGTAGACTACGCCGTGGCGCACTTGGCCAAGTTGTACCAGCCGGTAACCGTTTAA
- a CDS encoding T9SS type A sorting domain-containing protein: MSLVLDFVGDGDASSNYYLAGVTCRVFYDGVARTYRLADVHLHVGLLLLAGLATAPATTAALSPSWHQVDLSDASSAALTATYQANAEHYLNSMGTAPVPDGGFQDWVYNTDRDELVAYIGTSNHFLTIANPATQPVARTTAVAVPIPGASGAPGTQNIGALFTDNRHNVYAISAQDGIIYQIDHLTGNYLGKSYGAFGCSRGDAVSLPGALPITLASFEATAASNAVRLDWTTASELGAASFEVQRSSTRANWATIQTQDATVQAAGATYRTTDATPLLGLAYYRLALRYPDGQLTYSLVKAVRSTGTALAVAVEKPTSTALQVFPNPAHGSLAFILPTGEVSTSVDLISATGQLARHYAPSANGSTHALDTQGLPKGFYLLRVQLPGAVRTARVVLAP; the protein is encoded by the coding sequence ATGTCGCTCGTGCTCGATTTTGTGGGCGATGGCGATGCAAGTTCTAACTATTACCTGGCCGGAGTAACGTGCCGGGTTTTCTACGACGGCGTGGCTCGTACGTACCGCTTGGCTGATGTGCATTTACACGTTGGCCTATTGTTGTTAGCGGGACTAGCCACGGCACCGGCTACCACCGCTGCCTTAAGCCCCAGCTGGCACCAAGTAGACCTTTCCGATGCATCCTCGGCGGCCCTAACGGCTACTTACCAGGCCAACGCAGAGCACTATCTCAACAGCATGGGCACGGCCCCCGTCCCCGACGGTGGCTTTCAGGATTGGGTGTACAACACTGACCGCGACGAGCTAGTGGCTTACATCGGCACGTCCAACCATTTCCTGACCATTGCCAACCCCGCTACCCAGCCCGTGGCCCGCACTACAGCAGTGGCCGTGCCCATCCCTGGTGCTTCGGGCGCCCCAGGCACCCAAAACATTGGCGCCCTATTTACAGATAACCGCCACAACGTGTACGCTATTTCGGCTCAGGACGGCATTATTTATCAGATTGACCACCTGACGGGCAATTATTTAGGTAAATCATACGGGGCATTTGGCTGCTCGCGCGGCGATGCCGTGAGCCTACCCGGGGCCCTGCCGATTACACTCGCCAGCTTCGAAGCCACTGCTGCCAGCAATGCCGTGCGGCTAGACTGGACGACCGCTTCTGAACTCGGCGCTGCTTCGTTTGAAGTACAGCGCAGCAGCACCCGTGCCAACTGGGCCACTATCCAAACGCAGGATGCCACCGTCCAGGCGGCGGGTGCTACCTACCGCACTACCGATGCCACACCCCTGTTGGGCTTGGCTTATTACCGCCTGGCCCTACGGTACCCCGACGGGCAATTAACTTATTCGCTGGTAAAAGCCGTTAGGTCCACGGGCACGGCGCTGGCCGTTGCGGTGGAAAAGCCTACTAGCACGGCGCTGCAAGTTTTCCCGAACCCCGCGCACGGCTCTCTGGCGTTTATCCTCCCCACGGGTGAGGTTTCTACCAGCGTTGATTTGATTAGTGCCACTGGCCAATTGGCCCGCCATTACGCGCCTTCTGCCAACGGCAGTACGCACGCACTTGATACACAAGGCCTCCCTAAGGGCTTTTATTTGTTGCGGGTACAACTACCTGGAGCCGTTCGCACAGCCCGTGTAGTGCTGGCGCCCTAA
- a CDS encoding PRC-barrel domain-containing protein, whose protein sequence is MEPVINLRRLRDLPDFEVADGYPDVRGWAVRGATGTALGTVSELLVDADAEQVRYLDAQLTGAPGPKRVLLPLRLAVLDAEACSVFIPSLTDAAVAAYPVYAEELLTPSYAAAMHQALGEAL, encoded by the coding sequence ATGGAACCCGTAATCAACTTGCGCCGCCTGCGCGATTTGCCCGATTTTGAAGTGGCCGATGGCTACCCCGACGTGCGCGGCTGGGCCGTGCGCGGAGCCACCGGCACGGCCTTAGGTACCGTGTCGGAGCTGCTCGTCGATGCCGACGCTGAGCAGGTGCGCTACCTCGACGCCCAGCTTACTGGGGCCCCGGGGCCCAAGCGGGTGCTGCTGCCGTTGCGCTTGGCGGTACTCGATGCCGAAGCGTGCAGCGTGTTCATCCCGTCGCTCACCGACGCGGCCGTGGCGGCTTACCCTGTTTATGCTGAGGAGCTGCTGACGCCTTCCTACGCCGCGGCCATGCACCAGGCGCTGGGCGAGGCGCTATAG
- the der gene encoding ribosome biogenesis GTPase Der, producing the protein MSNTIAIVGRPNVGKSTLFNRLVGQRKAIMDNESGVTRDRHYGHGDWIGKNFVVIDTGGYVHGSDDIFEGEIRKQVKLAIDEADVVLFMVDADAGVHGLDEEFAQVLRPYLGKKPILLVANKADTNARAHASGEFYALGMGDGEIFAISSANGHGTGELLDEVVRHFPEAGEEEPDSGVPKIAVVGRPNVGKSSFVNLLLGTDRSIVTDIAGTTRDAISTRYNVFGHDFILVDTAGLRRKAKVSEDIEFYANMRSLRALEECDVCVVLIDATRGIESQDVNIIGLADKNRKGVVILVNKWDLVENKETNTTKEFEEKIYSKLAPIAYPPIVFISVLTKQRVHKAIETAVEVFENKRRKIPTSQLNDVMLKEIERYPPPALKGKLVRIKYVTQLPTHNPVFAFFCNLPQYVQDSYARYLENRMREHFDFKGVPIGIVFRKK; encoded by the coding sequence ATGAGTAATACCATCGCCATTGTGGGGCGGCCCAACGTGGGCAAATCCACCCTATTTAACCGCCTCGTGGGCCAGCGCAAGGCCATCATGGACAACGAGAGCGGCGTGACGCGCGACCGCCACTACGGCCACGGCGACTGGATCGGCAAGAACTTCGTCGTGATTGACACCGGCGGCTACGTGCACGGGTCGGACGATATTTTCGAGGGTGAAATCCGCAAGCAGGTGAAGCTGGCCATCGACGAGGCCGACGTGGTCCTGTTCATGGTGGACGCTGACGCCGGCGTCCACGGGCTCGACGAGGAGTTTGCGCAGGTGCTGCGGCCCTACCTCGGCAAGAAGCCCATATTGCTGGTGGCCAACAAGGCCGATACCAACGCCCGGGCCCACGCCAGCGGCGAGTTCTACGCCCTGGGTATGGGCGACGGCGAAATCTTCGCCATCAGCAGCGCCAACGGCCACGGCACGGGCGAGCTGCTCGACGAAGTGGTGCGCCACTTCCCGGAAGCCGGCGAGGAAGAGCCCGATTCGGGCGTGCCGAAAATTGCCGTGGTGGGCCGCCCCAACGTGGGCAAGTCCAGCTTCGTGAACCTGCTGCTGGGCACCGACCGTAGCATTGTGACCGACATTGCCGGCACCACGCGCGACGCCATTTCGACCCGCTACAACGTGTTCGGCCACGACTTCATCCTGGTGGACACGGCCGGCCTGCGCCGCAAGGCCAAGGTGAGCGAGGACATCGAGTTCTACGCTAACATGCGCAGCCTCAGGGCCCTGGAAGAGTGCGACGTGTGCGTGGTGCTCATCGACGCCACCCGCGGCATCGAATCGCAGGACGTGAACATCATTGGCCTGGCCGACAAGAACCGCAAGGGCGTCGTGATTCTGGTGAATAAGTGGGACCTGGTAGAAAACAAGGAAACGAACACCACTAAGGAGTTTGAGGAGAAGATATACTCCAAGCTGGCCCCCATTGCCTACCCGCCCATCGTATTCATCTCGGTGCTCACGAAGCAGCGCGTGCACAAGGCCATCGAAACGGCCGTGGAGGTATTCGAGAACAAGCGCCGCAAAATCCCGACCTCACAGCTCAACGACGTGATGCTGAAGGAGATTGAGCGCTATCCGCCGCCCGCCCTCAAGGGCAAGCTGGTGCGCATCAAGTACGTGACGCAGCTGCCCACGCACAACCCGGTGTTTGCCTTCTTCTGCAACCTACCGCAGTACGTGCAAGACAGCTACGCCCGCTACCTCGAGAACCGGATGCGCGAGCATTTCGACTTCAAGGGCGTGCCGATTGGCATCGTATTCCGCAAGAAATAA
- the era gene encoding GTPase Era — translation MNPELKPHRAGFVSIIGKPNVGKSTLMNALVGERLSIVTSKAQTTRHRILGILNGADFQLIYSDTPGIIQPKYELHNAMMSFVYSSLEDADVVLFVTDIYEKYDEEPVVERLRKMVDTPIILLVNKIDQADQASVEAKLAYWQEQLPNATEVLPISALNAFGTERVLESVLEKLPVHPEYYPKDELTDKPERFFAAEMVREKIFKLYKKEIPYSCEVTVEEFKEEENIIHIRGVIYVERASQKGIVIGKGGEALKKVGTWAREDMEKFFNKKVFLEMHVKVNENWRTDPKALSRFGYQ, via the coding sequence GTGAATCCCGAACTTAAGCCCCACCGGGCCGGCTTTGTAAGCATCATCGGCAAGCCCAACGTGGGCAAGTCGACGCTGATGAATGCCCTGGTGGGCGAGCGGCTCAGCATCGTCACGAGCAAGGCCCAGACCACCCGCCACCGCATCCTCGGCATCCTCAACGGGGCCGATTTTCAGCTTATCTACTCCGACACGCCCGGCATCATCCAGCCCAAATATGAGCTGCACAACGCCATGATGTCGTTCGTGTACTCGTCGCTGGAAGACGCCGACGTGGTGCTGTTCGTCACCGACATCTACGAGAAGTACGACGAGGAGCCCGTAGTGGAGCGCCTGCGCAAAATGGTGGATACGCCCATCATCCTCTTGGTCAACAAAATAGACCAGGCCGACCAGGCCTCCGTGGAAGCCAAGCTGGCCTACTGGCAGGAGCAGCTGCCCAACGCCACCGAGGTGCTGCCCATCTCGGCCCTCAACGCTTTCGGCACCGAGCGGGTGCTGGAATCGGTGCTCGAAAAGCTGCCTGTGCATCCCGAATACTACCCCAAAGACGAGCTGACCGACAAGCCGGAGCGCTTTTTCGCCGCCGAAATGGTGCGCGAAAAAATCTTCAAGCTCTACAAAAAGGAGATTCCGTACAGCTGCGAAGTCACCGTCGAGGAGTTTAAGGAGGAGGAAAACATCATCCACATCCGCGGCGTCATCTACGTGGAGCGCGCCAGCCAGAAGGGCATCGTCATCGGCAAAGGAGGCGAGGCCCTGAAGAAAGTGGGCACCTGGGCCCGCGAGGACATGGAGAAGTTTTTTAATAAAAAAGTCTTCCTCGAAATGCACGTAAAAGTGAACGAGAACTGGCGCACCGACCCCAAGGCCCTGAGCCGGTTCGGGTACCAGTAG
- the hemH gene encoding ferrochelatase gives MPTSARRIGILLVNLGTPDSPETSDVRRYLNEFLTDGRVVDMPAAIRYPLFQGLVVPLRAPKSAKIYKELWTDRGSPLLFHGLDLKEKVQEALGDGYVVAFGMRYQKPGVAGALEELRAANVERIVVLPLFPQYASASTGSVQEKVMDLVKDWWIVPSISFISQFATEPGFIASIVARGRAEMDKQHYDHVVLSYHGIPERHIKKGDPTNYCRFGSCCDTLTDQNQYCYRAQCFATSRLIAVGLGLGPEQYTVSFQSRLQSRLRDPWLQPYTDEVLKEFPAKGIKNVLAFSPAFVADCLETTIEVGEEFKELFEEAGGEHWHLVPSLNSEPQWVEAVADMLRRH, from the coding sequence ATGCCTACCTCCGCCCGCCGCATCGGCATTCTACTAGTCAACCTCGGCACGCCCGACTCGCCCGAAACCAGCGACGTGCGCCGCTACCTCAACGAATTTCTCACCGACGGCCGCGTGGTGGACATGCCGGCCGCTATCCGCTACCCGTTGTTTCAGGGGCTGGTGGTGCCGCTCCGGGCCCCTAAGTCGGCGAAGATTTACAAGGAGCTGTGGACGGACCGCGGCTCGCCGCTGCTCTTCCACGGCCTCGATCTGAAAGAGAAAGTGCAGGAAGCGCTGGGCGATGGCTACGTGGTGGCCTTTGGGATGCGCTACCAGAAGCCGGGCGTGGCCGGGGCCCTGGAGGAGCTGCGTGCCGCCAACGTGGAGCGCATCGTGGTGCTGCCGCTGTTTCCGCAGTACGCCTCGGCAAGCACCGGCTCGGTGCAGGAAAAGGTGATGGACCTCGTGAAGGACTGGTGGATTGTGCCCAGCATCAGCTTCATCAGTCAGTTTGCAACTGAGCCGGGCTTTATTGCCTCCATCGTAGCGCGCGGCCGGGCCGAGATGGACAAGCAGCACTACGACCACGTGGTACTCAGCTACCACGGCATTCCGGAGCGCCATATCAAAAAAGGCGACCCCACCAACTACTGCCGCTTCGGCAGCTGCTGCGATACGCTCACCGACCAGAACCAGTACTGCTACCGCGCTCAGTGCTTCGCCACTTCGCGCCTGATAGCGGTGGGCCTGGGCCTGGGGCCCGAGCAGTACACCGTCAGCTTCCAGAGCCGCCTGCAAAGCCGCCTGCGCGACCCCTGGCTGCAACCCTACACCGACGAGGTGCTGAAGGAATTCCCCGCCAAAGGCATTAAGAACGTGCTGGCCTTTAGCCCCGCTTTCGTGGCCGACTGCTTGGAAACGACCATTGAAGTAGGCGAAGAATTCAAGGAATTATTCGAGGAAGCCGGCGGCGAGCACTGGCACCTAGTGCCTTCGCTGAACTCGGAGCCGCAGTGGGTGGAGGCCGTGGCCGACATGCTCCGCCGGCATTAG
- the murQ gene encoding N-acetylmuramic acid 6-phosphate etherase, with protein MTTEAPSEFTNLETLPTAELLAGMNRLDQTVPLAVARALPQLGALVEATVARLQAGGRLFYIGAGTSGRLGVVDASECPPTFGVPAGLVVGIMAGGDGAIRQAVEGAEDNATQAWVDLQAHGANAKDVLVGLAASGRTPYVIGGLEAARAAGLATGCIVCNAGSGVAAAAEFPVEVMTGPEFVTGSTRLKAGTAQKLALNMLTTATFIRLGRVKGNKMVDMQLSNEKLVERGQRMLMDELGIARPEAAALLARYGSVRAALGAPGPA; from the coding sequence ATGACCACCGAAGCGCCATCCGAATTTACCAACCTCGAAACGCTACCCACCGCCGAACTGCTGGCCGGCATGAACCGCCTCGACCAGACCGTGCCGCTGGCCGTGGCCCGGGCCCTGCCGCAGCTAGGGGCCCTGGTGGAAGCCACCGTGGCCCGGCTACAAGCCGGCGGGCGCCTCTTCTACATCGGGGCGGGCACCAGCGGGCGGCTGGGCGTGGTGGACGCCTCAGAGTGCCCGCCCACGTTCGGCGTGCCGGCCGGGCTGGTGGTGGGAATTATGGCCGGGGGCGACGGCGCCATCCGCCAGGCCGTGGAGGGCGCGGAGGATAACGCTACCCAGGCGTGGGTCGATTTGCAGGCCCACGGCGCCAATGCGAAAGACGTGCTGGTGGGCCTGGCCGCCTCGGGCCGCACACCCTACGTGATTGGGGGCCTGGAGGCAGCGCGCGCGGCGGGCCTGGCCACGGGCTGCATCGTGTGCAACGCCGGCTCGGGCGTGGCGGCGGCGGCCGAGTTTCCGGTGGAAGTCATGACGGGCCCCGAGTTCGTCACTGGCAGCACGCGCCTCAAGGCCGGCACGGCCCAGAAGCTGGCGCTCAACATGCTCACCACGGCCACGTTCATTCGCCTGGGCCGGGTGAAGGGCAATAAAATGGTGGACATGCAGCTCTCCAACGAGAAGCTGGTGGAGCGCGGCCAGCGCATGCTAATGGACGAGCTGGGCATTGCCCGGCCCGAGGCGGCCGCGCTGCTGGCCCGCTATGGCAGCGTGCGGGCCGCGCTGGGGGCCCCAGGCCCGGCCTAG
- a CDS encoding cytochrome b5 domain-containing protein has product MLPEYTRGQLALRNGQDRDEIWVAYQGRIYDVGRSRLWQRGNHYEHWAGQDLTPELDKDAPHNANVFDNFPVIGLLK; this is encoded by the coding sequence ATGCTCCCCGAATACACCCGCGGCCAACTGGCCCTGCGCAACGGCCAGGACCGCGACGAGATTTGGGTGGCCTACCAGGGTCGCATCTACGACGTGGGCCGCTCGCGGCTGTGGCAGCGCGGCAACCACTACGAGCACTGGGCCGGCCAGGACCTGACGCCCGAGCTCGACAAAGACGCCCCGCATAACGCCAATGTGTTCGACAATTTCCCTGTTATTGGCCTCCTGAAATAG
- a CDS encoding acetate/propionate family kinase — protein sequence MNIFVVNSGSSSIKYQLFNWPDEQPLCSGLVERIGSAQAEITHRVFGAGAPAEALRRTLAVPDYEAGLREVVRLLTDGPTAVIQGPAAVDVVGHRVVHGGETFTGPTVITAVVKAKIKELFGLAPLHNPANYQGIEVAERLFPRARQVAVFDTAFHQTLPEYAFRYALPTALYTEQRIRKYGFHGTSHQYVAGRAAEHLRNPDARLITIHLGNGCSMAAVRGGRSLDTSMGFSPLAGLVMGTRSGDLDPSVLLHLLGPLGYTTEQVSTLLNKGSGMLGLAGSNDMRDVGRALAAGDARAALALDIYAYRIRQYIGAYAAVLNGLDALVFTAGVGENDALVRARACQDLEFFGLALDAARNENCTGGLRDISQPSSRARILVIPTNEELEIARQCATL from the coding sequence ATGAACATTTTCGTCGTCAATTCCGGTAGCAGTTCCATTAAGTACCAGTTGTTCAACTGGCCCGATGAGCAGCCGCTGTGCAGCGGACTGGTGGAGCGCATCGGCTCGGCGCAGGCCGAAATCACGCACCGGGTATTTGGCGCGGGGGCCCCGGCAGAGGCGCTGCGCCGCACGCTGGCCGTGCCCGACTACGAGGCCGGCCTGCGCGAAGTGGTGCGCCTGCTAACGGACGGGCCCACCGCCGTTATCCAGGGCCCGGCGGCGGTAGACGTGGTGGGGCACCGCGTGGTGCACGGCGGCGAAACCTTCACGGGCCCCACGGTCATCACCGCGGTGGTGAAGGCTAAGATTAAGGAGCTGTTCGGGTTGGCCCCGCTGCACAACCCGGCCAACTACCAGGGCATTGAGGTGGCGGAGCGGCTGTTTCCGAGGGCCCGGCAGGTGGCGGTATTCGACACAGCGTTTCACCAGACGCTGCCGGAATACGCCTTTCGTTACGCGCTACCCACAGCGCTTTATACCGAGCAGCGCATTCGCAAGTACGGCTTCCACGGCACCAGCCACCAGTACGTAGCGGGCCGGGCGGCCGAGCATTTGAGGAATCCCGACGCCCGGCTCATCACCATCCACCTTGGCAACGGGTGCAGCATGGCGGCGGTACGCGGCGGCCGCTCCCTGGATACTAGCATGGGGTTCAGCCCACTCGCCGGCTTGGTAATGGGCACCCGCTCGGGCGACCTCGACCCCTCGGTACTGCTGCACCTGCTGGGGCCCCTGGGCTACACTACGGAGCAGGTGAGCACGCTGCTGAACAAGGGAAGCGGGATGCTGGGCCTCGCCGGCTCCAACGACATGCGCGACGTGGGGCGGGCACTGGCGGCCGGCGACGCGCGCGCCGCGCTGGCCTTGGACATCTACGCCTACCGCATCCGCCAGTACATCGGGGCCTACGCGGCGGTGCTCAACGGGCTCGATGCCCTCGTGTTCACGGCCGGGGTGGGCGAGAACGATGCCCTGGTGCGGGCCCGCGCCTGCCAGGACCTGGAGTTTTTCGGCCTGGCGCTGGATGCGGCCAGGAACGAGAACTGCACTGGGGGCCTGCGCGACATCAGCCAGCCTTCGTCGCGGGCCCGGATTCTGGTCATTCCGACCAACGAGGAGCTGGAGATTGCCCGTCAGTGCGCCACATTGTAG
- the pta gene encoding phosphate acetyltransferase has protein sequence MTKAVFIAAAEPYSGKSIVALGLVNLLLGQARRVGYFKPIIDNDPVERLDSHLDVMMRHFKLPLAVADTYAYTRPEALRLMEAGAEGAMIDAIIRKFKRWEDDYDFTVVEGSDFLGPGTAFEFDANVSIAKNLGVPVILVVSGEGKSTAQLISAVLTLLHNFEAREVPVLLAVANRVPPALAAEVGALLRGQLPAGVLLAVIPEDADLLHPTMREIQAGLGGQLLFGAVGLDNQVDNYIIGAMQVPNFLNYLTDNVLIVTPADRGDIIICALQAHQSANYPRVAGIVLTARGEPDAAVVRLLDGLPGVVPILAVDTGTFATTTRVGAIRSRITPDNPKKIQLAISTFERYVDVRALEEKLAGFQSVGLTPHMFQYRLLQWAKRQRRHIVLPEGNDDRVLRAAALLLQQDIVDLTILGNPADVAAAAKRLGISLPAGHLNIIDPVESAYYADYVETFYELRKDKGVNHDMARDLLRDVSYFGSMMVYRGHADGMVSGAVHTTQHTIRPALQLIKTKPGVSVVSSVFFMCLPDRVAVFGDCAVNPNPTAEQLAEIAISSADSSRAFGIEPRVAMLSYSSGTSGAGADVEKVRRATELVRQLRPELKVEGPIQYDAAVDPLVGRQKLPDSEVAGQASVFIFPDLNTGNNTYKAVQRETGALAIGPVLQGLNKPVNDLSRGCTVDDIFNTVVITAIQSQQS, from the coding sequence ATGACCAAAGCCGTTTTCATTGCCGCCGCCGAGCCCTACAGCGGCAAGTCCATCGTTGCGCTGGGACTGGTGAACCTACTGCTCGGGCAGGCCCGCCGGGTAGGCTACTTCAAGCCCATTATCGACAACGACCCGGTGGAGCGCCTCGACTCGCACCTGGACGTGATGATGCGCCATTTTAAGCTGCCGCTGGCCGTGGCCGACACCTACGCCTATACGCGGCCCGAGGCCCTGCGGCTGATGGAGGCCGGCGCAGAGGGGGCCATGATTGACGCCATCATCCGCAAGTTCAAGCGCTGGGAGGACGACTACGACTTCACGGTGGTGGAAGGCAGCGACTTTTTGGGGCCCGGTACGGCCTTCGAGTTCGACGCCAACGTGTCGATTGCCAAGAACCTGGGCGTGCCGGTCATCCTGGTGGTGTCGGGCGAGGGCAAGAGCACGGCCCAGCTGATCAGCGCGGTGCTCACGCTGCTGCACAACTTCGAGGCCCGCGAGGTACCGGTGCTGCTGGCCGTGGCCAACCGCGTGCCGCCCGCCCTGGCCGCCGAGGTGGGGGCCCTGCTCCGCGGCCAGCTGCCGGCCGGAGTGCTGCTGGCCGTCATTCCCGAAGATGCCGACCTGCTGCACCCCACCATGCGCGAAATCCAGGCCGGGCTGGGCGGGCAGCTGCTGTTCGGCGCGGTGGGCCTCGACAACCAGGTGGACAACTACATTATCGGGGCCATGCAGGTGCCCAACTTCCTCAACTACCTCACCGACAACGTACTGATTGTGACGCCCGCCGACCGCGGCGACATCATCATCTGCGCCCTGCAGGCCCACCAGTCGGCCAACTACCCGCGCGTGGCGGGCATCGTGCTCACGGCCCGCGGCGAGCCCGACGCGGCCGTGGTGCGCCTGCTCGACGGGCTGCCGGGCGTAGTGCCCATCCTGGCCGTGGACACCGGCACATTTGCCACGACCACCCGCGTGGGGGCCATCCGCTCGCGCATCACGCCCGATAATCCGAAGAAGATTCAGCTGGCTATCAGCACCTTCGAGCGGTACGTGGACGTGCGGGCCCTGGAAGAAAAACTGGCCGGCTTCCAGTCGGTGGGCCTCACGCCGCACATGTTCCAGTACCGGCTGCTGCAATGGGCCAAGCGCCAGCGCCGCCACATCGTGCTGCCCGAGGGCAACGACGACCGAGTGCTGCGGGCCGCCGCGCTGCTGCTCCAGCAGGACATCGTGGACCTGACCATCCTGGGCAACCCCGCCGACGTGGCCGCCGCTGCCAAACGCCTGGGCATCAGCTTACCCGCTGGGCATTTGAACATCATCGACCCGGTGGAATCGGCATACTATGCCGACTACGTGGAGACATTTTACGAGCTGCGCAAGGACAAGGGCGTGAACCACGACATGGCCCGCGACCTGCTGCGCGACGTGTCGTACTTCGGCTCGATGATGGTGTACCGGGGCCACGCCGACGGCATGGTGTCGGGGGCGGTGCACACCACGCAGCACACGATTCGGCCGGCGTTGCAGCTTATTAAGACCAAGCCGGGCGTGTCGGTGGTATCGTCGGTGTTTTTCATGTGCCTGCCCGACCGGGTGGCCGTGTTCGGCGACTGCGCCGTGAACCCCAACCCCACCGCCGAGCAGCTGGCCGAAATTGCCATTTCCTCGGCCGACAGCAGCCGGGCGTTCGGCATCGAGCCGCGGGTGGCGATGCTCTCGTACTCTTCGGGCACCTCGGGCGCGGGGGCCGATGTGGAGAAGGTGCGCCGGGCCACCGAGCTGGTGCGCCAGCTGCGGCCCGAGCTGAAGGTAGAGGGCCCCATCCAGTACGACGCGGCCGTGGACCCGCTGGTGGGCCGTCAGAAACTGCCCGACTCCGAAGTGGCCGGCCAGGCCAGCGTCTTCATCTTTCCCGACCTGAACACCGGCAACAACACCTACAAAGCCGTGCAGCGCGAAACCGGGGCCCTGGCCATCGGCCCGGTGCTGCAAGGCCTGAATAAGCCCGTGAACGACCTAAGCCGCGGCTGCACCGTGGACGACATATTTAACACGGTGGTGATTACGGCGATTCAGAGCCAGCAGAGTTGA